One Triticum dicoccoides isolate Atlit2015 ecotype Zavitan chromosome 5B, WEW_v2.0, whole genome shotgun sequence genomic window carries:
- the LOC119312883 gene encoding uncharacterized protein LOC119312883 codes for MGTGLSQSDGNGVEVNAMRDLEIGQSTIINMMRSVIPCASPPAVAHLERALWGLGSLTLVLALTTVLHLPAAGPVFARYKAAYYAILAFVLFVAVPVELATAFCLPRCTDGRRLIAFARGLLPCAYVLLLVVISVGMLFLEVSLVAFLLQGNEASGYGVFVAQP; via the exons ATGGGGACTGGCTTGTCCCAGTCCGACGGCAACGGCGTGGAGGTCAACGCCATGCGCGACCTGGAGATCGGTCAATCCACCATAATCAACATGATGCGGTCCGTGATACCGTGTGCTTCGCCGCCGGCGGTAGCGCATCTGGAGCGAGCGCTGTGGGGGCTGGGCTCCCTCACCCTTGTCCTGGCCCTCACCACCGTGCTTCACCTGCCGGCCGCCGGACCTGTCTTCGCCCGCTACAAGGCAGCATACTATGCTATCCTTGCCTTTGTCCTCTTCGTAGCCGTGCCGGTGGAGCTGGCCACCGCCTTCTGCCTGCCGCGCTGCACCGACGGCCGCCGCCTCATCGCCTTCGCCAGGGGCCTCCTGCCCTGCGCTTACGTGCTGCTACTCGTCGTCATCTCCGTGG GAATGCTGTTCTTGGAAGTTAGTCTTGTAGCATTTCTACTTCAAGGAAATGAAGCCAGTGGTTATGGTGTCTTTGTCGCGCAACCTTAA